The Deltaproteobacteria bacterium region AGAAAGGATATTGTAAAGTTTGGAAACGAACTCAAAATAAATTTACCCAAAAATCTTGGGGATCTAATCTACAGCTTCCGCTATAGATCTGAGTTACCCAAGATGATCCAATCTCTCGCCGGTAAGGAAGAAACCTGGATTATCAGACCGACAGGAAGATCCAAATATCGATTTGTTCTGATACCGAATGTCCCTTTACTCCCAAACAAAAATATGGTTGTCATCAAAGTTCCGGAAGCTACCCCGGGAATTGTTGAAAAGTATGCCTTTAATGATGAACAAGCACTTCTTGCTAAAGTCCGGTATAACCGATTGGTTGATATCTTTTTGGGAATTACCTGCTATTCATTACAGAGCCATCTTCGAACGACGGTCCCGGAAATGGGACAGGTGGAAACGGATGAGATCTATGTGGGGGTGGATAAAAAAGGAGTGCATTATATCGTTCCAATTCAGGCCAAAGGTCGCACTGACAAATTAAGCATTGTACAGATTGAACAGGATTTTGGTGTTTGTGCTCACAAGTTTCCATCTCTCATTTGCCGCTCGGTAGGCGCCCAGTTTATGGAAGAATCCACGATTGCGCTTTTTGAATTCGAACAAAATGAAAATGGTGTTGGAATCGTGACTGAAAAACATTATAAATTCGTCTCTCCGGAGAACGTAACTGATGCCGACCTGAATACTTATCGCAGGCGGAAGTCGGGATGATAGTATAAAAATGAACCCCAAGTCAGCGATCAGGATTTAGCCAACCCATTACTTGGTAAAGGGTTTTGCTGAAAGCTTATCGCTGAAGGTTGGCCGGGTAAGCCCCCTCCA contains the following coding sequences:
- a CDS encoding endonuclease, which translates into the protein MTKQNIYVSIIEKIFFSKFKEGMRELEFERKDIVKFGNELKINLPKNLGDLIYSFRYRSELPKMIQSLAGKEETWIIRPTGRSKYRFVLIPNVPLLPNKNMVVIKVPEATPGIVEKYAFNDEQALLAKVRYNRLVDIFLGITCYSLQSHLRTTVPEMGQVETDEIYVGVDKKGVHYIVPIQAKGRTDKLSIVQIEQDFGVCAHKFPSLICRSVGAQFMEESTIALFEFEQNENGVGIVTEKHYKFVSPENVTDADLNTYRRRKSG